Proteins encoded in a region of the Neoarius graeffei isolate fNeoGra1 chromosome 3, fNeoGra1.pri, whole genome shotgun sequence genome:
- the atp6v1d gene encoding V-type proton ATPase subunit D isoform X2 — translation MKARLKGAQTGRNLLKKKADALSMRFRQILRKIIETKTLMGEVMREAAFSLAEAKFAAGDFSTTVIQNVNKAQVKVRAKKDNVAGVTLPVFEHYQEGGDSYELTGLARGGEQLSRLKRNYAKAVELLVELASLQTSFVTLDEAIKITNRRVNAIEHVIIPRIERTLTYIITELDEREREEFYRLKKIQEKKKQLREKTEREMAQRLAELGPIAEPSNMVDMEKDEDLLFE, via the exons ATGAAGGCGCGTCTGAAAGGAGCTCAGACTGGACGCAACCTGCTGAAGAAGAAAGCAGACGCTCTGTCCATGCGCTTCCGGCAGATTCTGAGGAAAATCATTGAG ACTAAGACACTGATGGGGGAGGTGATGAGGGAAGCAGCTTTTTCCTTAGCCGAAGCCAAATTTGCTGCTGGTGACTTTAG CACTACAGTCATCCAGAATGTGAACAAGGCCCAGGTGAAGGTCAGGGCGAAGAAGGATAATGTCGCAG GTGTGACTCTGCCTGTGTTCGAGCACTATCAGGAAGGAGGAGACA GCTATGAGCTGACGGGTTTAGCGAGAGGTGGAGAGCAGTTGTCCAGGCTGAAGAGGAACTATGCTAAAGCTGTGGAGCTGCTGGTGGAGTTAGCCTCTCTGCAG ACCTCCTTCGTCACCTTGGATGAAGCCATCAAGATCACCAACCGTCGTGTGAACGCTATCGAGCACG TGATTATCCcgaggatcgaacgaaccctcacgTACATCATCACTGAACTGGATGAAAGGGAAAGAGAAGAGTTCTATAG GTTGAAGAAGATCCAGGAAAAGAAGAAGCAGCTGCGGGAGAAGACGGAGCGGGAGATGGCGCAGCGCCTGGCTGAGCTCGGCCCCATCGCCGAACCATCCAACATGGTGGACATGGAGAAAGACGAGGACCTGCTTTTCGAATGA
- the atp6v1d gene encoding V-type proton ATPase subunit D isoform X1, translating to MSGKDRIDIFPSRMAQTIMKARLKGAQTGRNLLKKKADALSMRFRQILRKIIETKTLMGEVMREAAFSLAEAKFAAGDFSTTVIQNVNKAQVKVRAKKDNVAGVTLPVFEHYQEGGDSYELTGLARGGEQLSRLKRNYAKAVELLVELASLQTSFVTLDEAIKITNRRVNAIEHVIIPRIERTLTYIITELDEREREEFYRLKKIQEKKKQLREKTEREMAQRLAELGPIAEPSNMVDMEKDEDLLFE from the exons ATGTCTGGAAAAGATCGAATCGACATTTTCCCTTCGAGAAT GGCTCAAACCATCATGAAGGCGCGTCTGAAAGGAGCTCAGACTGGACGCAACCTGCTGAAGAAGAAAGCAGACGCTCTGTCCATGCGCTTCCGGCAGATTCTGAGGAAAATCATTGAG ACTAAGACACTGATGGGGGAGGTGATGAGGGAAGCAGCTTTTTCCTTAGCCGAAGCCAAATTTGCTGCTGGTGACTTTAG CACTACAGTCATCCAGAATGTGAACAAGGCCCAGGTGAAGGTCAGGGCGAAGAAGGATAATGTCGCAG GTGTGACTCTGCCTGTGTTCGAGCACTATCAGGAAGGAGGAGACA GCTATGAGCTGACGGGTTTAGCGAGAGGTGGAGAGCAGTTGTCCAGGCTGAAGAGGAACTATGCTAAAGCTGTGGAGCTGCTGGTGGAGTTAGCCTCTCTGCAG ACCTCCTTCGTCACCTTGGATGAAGCCATCAAGATCACCAACCGTCGTGTGAACGCTATCGAGCACG TGATTATCCcgaggatcgaacgaaccctcacgTACATCATCACTGAACTGGATGAAAGGGAAAGAGAAGAGTTCTATAG GTTGAAGAAGATCCAGGAAAAGAAGAAGCAGCTGCGGGAGAAGACGGAGCGGGAGATGGCGCAGCGCCTGGCTGAGCTCGGCCCCATCGCCGAACCATCCAACATGGTGGACATGGAGAAAGACGAGGACCTGCTTTTCGAATGA